Sequence from the Candidatus Kryptoniota bacterium genome:
GAGATCGATTTGTGTAATGTCGCCGGTTATGATGGCCTTCGAGTTGACACCGAGTCTTGTGAGAAACATTTTCATCTGCATGCTGGACGCGTTCTGGGCTTCATCGAGAATCACGAACGCACTACCGAGGGTTCGTCCGCGCATGTAAGCTAGCGGCGCGATCTCGATAGTATTCTTCTCCACATAGAGTTTCAATTTGTCCTGAGGCAGCATGTCCTCCAGCGCGTCATAGAGCGGCCTGAGGTACGGTATTACTTTTTCTTTCAAGTCGCCCGGAAGAAATCCCAGGCTCTCGCCGGCTTCGACCGCAGGACGCGTGAGAACTATTTTCTGTACTTCCCTGTTTCTGAGCGCGGCAACTGCCATCGCCACGGCTAAATAGGTCTTTCCTGTTCCCGCGGGACCGACGACAAACACGACGTCGTTCTTTTTCACCGCCCTGACAAATTGCCGCTGGCCCGGCGTTTTCGGCTTGATGAGATCGTTCCTTGCCGAGAGAACTACCGCATCCTTCCCGTCCCCCGGCTCTTCTCTTGAACTTTCCCCAGAAACCAATTCCATTACGGTGACAACATCGTCAGTCTTCAAAACTCCCGTCCTGTTCAGAACATAGATGAGCTCTTTGAAGACTTTCTCTACCCTGTTCGTTTCTTCTTCTTCGCCCTTGATGAGGATGCTGTCACCGCGTACCACGATGTTAGCATCAAACCTGTCGGAAATTATTTGCAGATTGGAATCATTAAGTCCAAGGAGGGAAAGGGGATCGACTCCCGTTATCTTGATGCGCTTCTCGACTGTTTCTGTCATTCGATCAGTCGGTCGCAAGGTTGGAAAACAAAAAACGCTCCTGCCACGTGATTACATAGACAGGAGCGTCTGAAAATCTATTCAAACTTCTTGCTGAATCCCTTGCTTATTTTGAAGGCGATGGTGCCTGACCCGAGTTGGCCTTCATCATACGCGCCTTTTTGGCGTAGTACGCTTTGGCTGCCGCTTTCTCGGTCGAGTTCAGAGGAGCATTCTCAGGTATCCTCAATACCTCTCTTGGATGAATCAGATCGGGATTCTTGATCTGATCGCGGTTAGCTACGTAAATCTTCGGCCACTTCCATGGATCGTCATAGATCGTCTCCTTCTTGGAGATATTCCAGAGACAATCCCTGTTCCTGGCCCATGTACCGACGGTGTAAGTCTTTTCCGCCATCTGCTGGCAATTTGCAAGCCGTGCTTTCAACTGGGCATAATTATTAGAAAGATCCTGAACCCTCGGATAGAATTCAACCGCGAGAGAAAGCCGACTCGCCTTCGCGGAATCGATCTGTGCACCAAGTGCCGCTACATCTGCTCTATGCGCGCAGAGATCCTGATCGGACATCTTTGTGTAATTGTCGATCTGTCCGGCAAGGTTGTTCAGCATCTGATCGTACGCTTGCATATCTGCCTGCGTAGCATGAAGCAAATCCAGATACTTCTGCATTTCTGCCTGGACCTGCTGATCCATGCTTGCCAGTTGGCTTTTCAAATTAGCGACGTCCGTGTTCAGCTGATTCAATACATTCTTCAGAGAATCGCGCTGTGCGGTCAAAGTCGTAATCTGCGCCTGCCAATCGTCAAGCTTCATTTCCTCCTGTGCGGATGCCACAGAAGAAATCGCGAAGATAATCGCGACTGCTGCGAGAACACCAAGTCGTTTCATCTATGGCTCCTTTTCACTTTGAGGTGGTGGTATCGGTTTTTGTTTGCTGCATCCTTTGCTGTACAGTCTGCTCATTGGACTGCAACTTCTTAATTTGATCCTGTTTGTCAGCTATTTGCTTCTGCAAATCAGATTTCTGTTGTTGTGCTGTTTGGATTTGCTGCTGGAGCGTGGCAATTTCACTCTTAAGATCGCTTAACTGCTGCATTTGATCTTTAGTGGCACTCTTGCTACAACCAGCTAGAATGAAAGACGCTACAATGAGGCTCACAATTGCGCCGGGCAATTTTCTCATTTTTTCCTCCTTTGCGTATTTTCGTCGCTTTAAGTTTAATGGAATCAACGGTTTTAGTCAAGCATTTGATATTAAAAATATCTTAAAATATTTTCATTCATTATACTAACTCAGTCGTGTATTTAGTAAATTTCCATTCCAAAACAGGAGATACGCGCGATTGTCAAAGGTTAAGAAAGTTGTGCTCGCCTATTCCGGCGGGCTCGACACTTCGATCATCATACCATACCTCAAGGAAACATACGGCTGCCAGGTAGTGGCGTATGCGGCCAATATCGGGCAGGGAGACGAAGAACTTGATGGATTGGAAGAGAAAGCCAGGAAAACTGGGGCTGACAAGTTTTATCTCCTCGACCTGAGAAAAGAATTCGTCGAAGACTTTCTGTTCAGGATCGTGAAGGCGAACGCGATTTACGAACGCAGATATTTGCTTGGGACATCGATCGCCAGACCTCTCATCGCGAAATACCAGACGAGAATCGCTGAGCAGGAAGGCGCTGATGCACTTGCTCATGGATGCACCGGAAAAGGAAACGACCAGGTCCGATTTGAATTGACTTTCAAAGTCTTCGCGCCGCAGCTCAGGGTGATCGCGCCGTGGCGCGAATGGAAAATCAGATCGCGTGAAGACGCCATTAAGTACGCCGAAGAACACAAGGTGCCCATCAAGGCTACTTTGAAGAAAATTTACAGTCGCGACGGCAACCTATGGCATCTCAGCCACGAGGGAGGCGACCTAGAAGATCCCTGGAACGAGCCGAGGGCTGATATGTTTGTCAGGACCAAATCGCCTGAGAAGGCTCCTGACCGAGCGACGTATGTAGAAATCGAATTCCTCAAGGGAGTCCCGACCTCGATCGACGGGAAGAAGCTCGAGCCTCTCGCGCTTGTGGAAAAACTTAATAAAATAGGTGCCGCGAATGCCATCGGCCGCGTCGATCTTGTGGAAAACCGTCTCGTGGGAATGAAATCAAGGGGTGTATATGAAACTCCAGGCGGCGAAATCCTTTACGCCGCGCACAGCGATCTCGAACAAATAGTCCTGGACAAGGATACCCTGCATTACAAAGATCTCGTCTCTCAGAGATACTCGGAACTTGTGTACAACGGCCTCTGGTATACCCCGCTGCGCGAGGCAATCGACGCGTTCATGGAATCCACACAGCGGTTCGTGACCGGGACAGTAAGACTCAAACTTTACAAAGGCAATATTATTTCCGCCGGCAAGAAGAGCCCTTACTCTCTTTACCAGGAAGACCTTGCCACATTCTCCCAGGACGATGTTTACGACCAGAAGAAGGCGGAAGGTTTTATTGATCTCTTCGGACTCTCAACGAAGGTGGCATCGATCGTCCACGGGAAGCCGAAAGAATGAAGCTCGAGGTGCGAGAACTCACGTTATCCGACGCTCAGAAGAAGGTCCGGCAGGATGACGCGTTCTTCCTCTTCTACTCTACATTTCTCGGAGGATACACCCGCGACCGCCTCCTGATGTCAGTACCGATTGACGACCACATTGTCCACAGAGGCGACGGAGTCTTCGACAACACTCTTTGCATAAACGGAAATTATTATCTGCTCGACCAGCACATCGAACGGTTTTTCTATTCGGCAAATTCAATCGGGATCAGGCCGGAATTCTCTGAAAGCGATCTGAAGCAGCTCCTCATCAGGCTGGGACTCGCAGCGGGAAAAAGCGCGTTCATCGCGCGATACTTCCTATCGCGGGGACACGGGAGCATGAGTGTGTACCCTCATGAAGCAATTGCTCCGAACCTATATGTTCTCATCGGCAGGTCCTCGTCTCCTCCCGAGTATTATTTCAAGAAGGGGATGACAGTTATAACGAGCCCGGTAGGAATGCGACCGCCAATTTCTCCGCAGGTGAAATCGGTCGACTATTTGTCAAACGCACTTATGGAGCTTGCCGCGCGAAACAGCGGAGCCGATACGGCAATTGCCATCGACCAGAGCGGCAACCTGACGGAAGGCTCAAACAAGAACGTCGTGGTTATTACCGATGATCGTGTGATGATGATACCTCCCTCCGACAAGATTTTGCGCGGGACGACATTGAACCGCGCGATCGAGCTCGCCGCGGAACACATGAAGAAGAGATTGCTTCGGGAAACCAGGACGGCGAGTATTCCGCTGACGGAAGCGTACAACGCGCGCGAAATCTTGTTCTTCAGCACCACGTTGCCTGTCGCTCCCGTGGTGAAATACGACGGCCGGATCATCGGAGATGGAAAACCGGGTGAGATCTGGAAGAGCTTTTATACCCTGTTCCAGAAAGACATGCGGTTGAACAGCAAGTATTTAACTTCGCTTAAGAAGGGATAGCATGGCGAAGCTGTGGGGCGGAAGATTTGTCAAGGGCGCATCGAAACTCATGGAGGATTTCAACGACTCTCTCCCTTTCGACAAGCGACTCTGGCGGGAAGAGATCCGCGCAAGCCTGGCTTATTCCTTGGCGTTAAGGAACGCAGGTGTCCTGTCGAAATCTGAGCAATCGAAAATATCTTCCGCTCTGAGGCTCATCGAAAGAGAATTTGAATCGGGAAAGTTCGCTTTCAAGCCGCACGATGAGGATATTCACACAGCAATCGAGCGACGACTTGTAGAGAAGACGGGAGCGATCGGGAAAAAGATTCATACGGGTCGAAGTCGAAACGAACAGGTCGTAACTGATGAGCGCATGTTTCTCAGAAGCGCGTGCAAGCGCATTATCAACCTCATTCGCGAGCTGCAGAAAGGCGCCAGAGACACAGCCGATTCAACTTCACAGGACATAGTCCCGTCATACACACACTTGCAGCAAGCCCAACTTATCAGGTTGGGCCATTATTTCATGGCACTGTTCTTCATGCTCGAAAACGATCGCCAGAGGTTCCATGATGTCGAGAAGCGAATCGATGTGCTCCCTCTCGGGTCGGGTGCGGTCGCCGGCTCAACAGTGAAGATAGACAGGAACATCCTCCGGACTGAACTTGATTTCAGTACGCTTTCGCCGAACAGTGTCGCGGCAATAAGTGACAGGGATTTTATCGGTGAATTCCTCTTCGCGGCGGCTCAGACACTGGTTCACCTGAGCCGGTTTGCAGAAGACTTGACGATCTGGTGCACACCCGAATTTGGTTTCGTCGAACTGGACGATCTCTTCTCGACGGGCAGCAGTATGATGCCCCAAAAAAAGAATCCGGATTCATTGGAGTTGATCAGGGGAAAAACCGCGCGGATGATCTCAAATCTGAATTCCATCCTGGTTCTGCAAAAAGGTCTACCTCTTACTTATTCGAAAGATCTACAGGAAGACAAAGAGCCGCTTTTCGATTCGACAGACACGCTTGAAATTGCTCTCAAGATTTTCAATGGAGTGATTTCGACACTTAAGATCCGCAAAGAGAATCTCTTGAATAGAGTCGACGACTCGATCTATGCGACGGATATTGCTGATTACCTCGTAGCGAAGGGGTTACCTTTCCGCGAAGCTCATGAGATCGTCGGGAAACTCGTGCTCGCGGGGATCGATGAAGGTAAGCGGCTTCGCGATTTATCTTCTGTCGAGCTGAGGAAGATATCCAGACTGTTTGACGATCACTACGGAAAGATATTCGAACCGGTGCGTTCCGTTGAGAGACACGACGTGTTCGGCGGGACAAGCCTCAAGGGGGTGAAGGAACAGATTGAGATTGCCGACCGCATACTTGCGGCAGAGTAACAGTCTCGTAAATGAAAATAGATTTTCTAAGAGATCTTAATTCGGCTCAGCTGCAAGCCGTAAAGTCTGTCGAGGGGCCCGAACTTGTCCTGGCAGGCGCGGGGAGCGGAAAAACAAAAGTCCTCACCTACAGGGTCGCCTATCTCGTCTCGATCGGTGTGCCCTTCTACAACATTCTCTGCCTCACGTTCACAAACAAAGCGGCTGCAGAGATGAAGACTCGAATTGAAGGCCTGCTCGATATCTCCGATGAGAGCCCGAAATACCACGCGAACTGGATAGGGACGTTCCACTCTCTATTCGGCCGGATTCTCAGGATGGAAGCGGACAAGCTGGGATATTCATCCAACTTTACGATATACGATGAAGAAGATTCGCTCAAATCAATAAGGCAAATCCTTCGCGAGAGAAACCTATCTGAAGAAGTCTTCCCTGCTTCCGGGATACGATGGCAGATCAGCAAGCTGAAGAACAGCCTCGTCCTCCCATCTCAATTCGAGGAACGCGCCAAGTCAAGGCTCGAAGAAGTGACCTCTGACGTCTACAAGGAGTACGACGACAGGCTCAAGAAAAGCAATTCGATGGATTTCGACGATTTGCTCATCAAGCCCATCATTCTTTTCAACAGAGATCGCGCTTCTCTGGATAAATACCAGAACAAATTCAAGTTCGTCCTTGTCGACGAATACCAGGACACGAATCGCGCCCAGTATATTCTGCTGAAGCTTCTCGCCGAAAGGCATCGCAACCTGTGCGTGGTTGGCGACGACGCGCAGAGCATCTATTCCTGGCGCGGTGCAGAGCTCCAGAACATACTTGACTTCCAGACCGATTATCCGGAATGCAAAGTGTTTCGACTCGAACAGAACTACCGTTCCACGCGGAAGATACTGAAAGCGGCCAACTCCGTTATAGTCCACAATACAAGGAAACTGGACAAAGAACTTTGGACCGATAACCGAGAGGGCGAGCAGCTCACAGTACTGGAATGCGAAAGCGACAGGGATGAAGGCTACAAGATAGTACAGAGGATCAGGGACGAAAGCATAAGAGACAAACTTCAACTCAAGGATTTTGTAGTTCTCTTCAGGACGAATTACCAATCCCGCGCACTCGAGGAGGCGTTCAATCGAAGCGGAATACCTTACACAATCGTGGGCGGTGTCGCATTCTACAGGAGAAAGGAAATAAAAGATCTTCTGGCGTATCTCAAGTTGATCGTCAATCCGCTCGACAATGAATCCTTCTTGAGGATCGTGAACTCTCCTGCCAGAGGGATCGGAGACGTGACGCTGGATTACTTGCGAAGCTACGCGACCGCTGAAAAGATTTCGCTTCTTGAAGCTTCAGTGAGAATCGACGAGATCAAGGAGATACAGTCGAGGCAACGCGGCCAGCTCAAACAGTTCGAGACTCTCATAAAGAAGTATGGCAGGATGAAATCGGAATTGTCCGTCAGCGAACTGACACGCTCGCTGATAGACGAAATCCAGGTGGTGCGGATTTTGAAAGAGGAAGGAACCCTTGAGTCCCGAAACAGGATGGACAACATACAGGAATTTCTCGCGGGCATTGCGGAGTTCCAGACGGAGAACCCAGAGGGGACGTTAAATGAATTTCTAGCAGAAGTTTCGCTGGTCGCCGACGTCGACCGGTGGGACACCAGGCGCAACTCGGTGACGCTCATGACCATACACGCCGCAAAGGGTCTCGAATTCCCGGTGGTGTTTGTGAGCGGACTCGAGGAAGGACTGTTCCCTCTTTCTTCCAAGGAGCAGGACGAACTGGAAGAGGAACGCAGACTGTTTTACGTGGCTATTACAAGAGCGCAAAGAAAAGTATACCTTTCATACTCCAGGCAAAGGTTCAGGTTCGGCAAACTATCGTACCAAGTTCCATCGCGCTTTCTCTCCGAGATAACTACCGACCTGCTGGACCAGGAACACAGCGGGAGGTTCACCGCCCAGCGATCTCTCTGGGAACCGACGAGCCGGTTTGGAGCGCTCATGCCTTCACTCACGAACATCGACACCGCATCTGAAGAAACTGGCGTCGAAAACCCTCCCGAGCCGGAAAAGCGTCCGGCCGTGAAACTCAAGATAGGATCAATTGTGGCCCACGAATTCTTCGGCGAAGGAAAAGTCATCGAGATTTCAGGAAAGGGAGACACGGAACGCGTGGTCGTTCTTTTCGGCGCAAATCAGAAGAAGCAGCTGATGGTACGGTACGCAAATCTTCGTGTGGTCAAGTGAAAAGCTTACGAGCAGAATGAAGACGAATTCCACGTCACAATATCTCATGAGAACTGCATTACCCGCGGATGAAGCTCTCATCCAAACCGCAAGATCTCTCTTCATGGAGTATGCAAAGTCGCTGAATTTCAGTTTGTGTTTCCAGGATTTTGATGAAGAAGTTGCGCATTTGCCGGGCGACTATGCTCCCCCGAACGGCAGGCTCATACTTGTGTACGACGGGCCGGTAGCACTTGGTTGCATTGCGCTAAGGAAGATCGAAGACGGAATCTGCGAGATGAAGAGACTCTATCTCAAGCCTGAGGCAAGGGGAAAAGGATTAGGGAGAAAGCTCGCGGCAGACTTGATCGCGGAGGCCGTGAGGATCGGGTACACGAAGATGCGGCTGGATACAGTTCCATCGATGACCGAGGCGATATCGCTTTACAGGTCGCTTGGGTTCAGAGACGTACGGCAATACACTAAGAATCCAATCGAGGGCGCCCTGTTCATGGAGCTGGAGTTAGCCAAATCGGCCTAAGGGGATTGACCCCGGCTTATCTCCGGCGCTCTTCATCTTATTTCGCCTTAGGAATAAACCTGGACCTTCCGCACAAACTCGAGTTTCCTTCCGAGAAACCTTTCCGCTATCACATTGAATTTCTGCGGGAAGTCGCTGACGTAAAACTCATAACGTGGTTTTGACTTTTGAGAGTTGAGCATCTTCTGCGCGGTGAGAAGTTCGAGAACGGATTTAGAAGTTGCCTCGCCCGCGTCGACCAGCTTGACTCCGTTTCCGAGCGCGCGCGAGATAGGACCCTTAAGAAGCGGATAGTGAGTACACCCAAGTATCAATGCGTTTATTCTTCCGGTGAATTGCCCAAGGTATTCACGTGCCAGCAAATCTGTTACCTGGTGATCGAAGAGACCCTCTTCAGCAAGCGGAACGAAGAGCGGGCACGCTTCTGATAATACACCCACGGTGCCGTCCATTCTCTTTAATGCGGCGCTGTAAGCACCGGAGTTTATCGTAGAGAGAGTCCCGATTACACCGATCGACTTCCCGCCTGCGAGCCTGATTGCCTCTCTCGCCGTGGGTTCTATGACACCGACACTCGGCACCGTCGAATGCGCCTGTACGACATCCATCGCCACGGCTGATGCGGTGTTGCACGCGACAACTATGAGTTTCACTCCTTTCGAGAGCAGGAAGCGTGCATCCTGTGCCGCGTAGTCCCTGACGACATCTGCGGACTTGTTCCCGTACGGAACGCGGGCAGTGTCCCCGAAGTAAACTATGTTCTCATTGGGAAGATACCTGACAAGCTGACTGACAACCGTCAGCCCTCCGATGCCTGAATCGAAAACGCCGATTGGATCTTCCGGCGATGTCACTTGAAAATCAGCTCTGAAGCGATTGAGTCCTGGACCATTTGGAGTATGTTCGTTCTAAGCTTGTCGAGCTCGAGCTGGGACGGCTTGGTGCCGTCGGTGCGGAGCACGTAAAATGTGTCAACAATGCCGTCGACCCTTGTCGCAATCTTCGCGAAGTGAATGCTGAGTCCCGCGGAAGAGATAGCGGATGTGACCTTGTATAGAAAACCAAGCGAGTCCGGCGCGAAGACTTCGATCAGAGTGAAGTCCGTTGTCTCTGAAGTCTGGACCGCTACTTTTATATTCGGGTTAACCGCATTCTTGAGTTTTCTCTGCCATCTCGCCTTATGCCTCTCGAAGAGGCGATCCGGATCGGTTTGGCCTGCAAGCACACCTTTGAGATCCGTTTCGATCTTTGCCAGCTGAGTTTCGGTCAGATTATGACCTGTAATATTATCGAAGACCTTGAACCTGTCGATGATAACGCCGTCCTCTCTGGTAAAAATGTTCGCGTCGACGATGTTCGCGTCGTTGGCGCTGAGCGACGCACAGAATCTCGCGAGCTGGAACGGCGCGTCGTTGGCGATTATCGTCACATCCGTATATCCCTGGTGCTGGTTAAACCGCAAGGACACGAGATCGAATCGGGAATCGATTGCTTCGATATGCTCAAGAATCTCGCTATCGTCAAACACTACGGTGTACAGATCGTTCTTTATGCCGCTGAAGTGTTTTCGCACTGCCTCGGATTTATTAACCGGGAGGTCCTTCATGATGCCGTCCTGTCGCTGAGCGCGTTGTTCATCCTGTATCGATTGTACTGCGCGCGCATCGAGCGACTCGACGATTATCCTGTGTGATTTCCGGTATAGCTCGTGGAGAAGCTGACCTTTCCATTTAGTCCATACTCCGGGATTGACGGCACTAAGGTCTGCGAAAGTGAGGAGATAAAGCATCGTCAATTGTTCGGCGTTGCTGAAGATCCTGGTGAATGAAAATACGGTTTCCGGGTCGCCAATATTACGGCGGAACGCGACCTGCTCCATCTTAAGATGATTCCTCACCAGAAAACAGACATCTTCTATGACATCACCGAATCCAATCCTGCCGAGAGCGTGCTCGGCGACATCCACGCCGATTATTTCGTGTTTTCCAATTGAGATCGGTTTCGCAATATCATGGAACAGGATACCCAGGTGAAGAGCGTCGCGCCTTTTTACGCGCTTCAGTAATTCTCCGAGCTCAGGATCGCTCTCCCCCACATTTTCCAGGTTTTCAATCGCAGTAAGTGTATGCTCATCTGCTGTGTAAAAGTGATAAACGTTATGTTGAAAGAATCCAATCAACCGGCCGAATTCCGGCAGGTACCTTCCGAGAATCCCGAGCTCGTTCATCGATTTGAGCGTGAAGGCAACATTCTTATCCGAAAGGAGAATAGATCTGAAGATCGAGGCGGCTTCAGACGAATTCCGGAACTCGGCCTTGCTGAAAGCATCCAGCTCTCTCGCGAGGGCCTCATGTACATTCTCGTCAAAATGCAGACCGGTTGAAGCCTTGTGGCGAAACGCGTTGAATAAGCGGACAGTATCCCGACCAACGTCGCGCCTGAACGATATCTTCCCCTGTACCAGCGAATAGTCGTCATCAAGATGGCGTACATCCGCCGGCGCAGACGGTGATTTCAGTGTTGCGGCAATCTTATCCGACAAAATTTGATTCAGCCTGTAAATCTTCCTCGCCTGCCTGAAATAGTCGCGCATGAAACTCTCAACACCCTCAGAATGCATTCCTTCCTCGTATCCAAGATCGGCGGCGACTTTCTTCTGAATTTCAAAATCGAGAAGATCGTTGAGTGCCGAAGACTGGTAGTGGAGACTCTGGCGGGCTCTCAGGATAAACTCAAATGCGTCCCTTGTGTGATTGTACTGGAGCTCGTTTATGATTCCATTGCGAAGGAGCTTCCCGATAAACTCGATCACTGCCAGTTCCTTCGGCTCGAAAATCGGTTCGGGCAGATATTCCGGATACAGCGCGCGAAACATCCACAGGATCGCGTGGATATCCCTGAGACCGCCGGCACTATTCTTTATGTTCGGTTCGAGGATCGAAATGGACGTGCCGTATTTCTTCTGTCTGAATTTTATCCCGTCCAGGGTCGAGATTACAAAACTCTTATCATCGCTGTTGGATACGAAATCGCGAATTGCTTTGCTGAGTTTTGTAAAAAGCTCCCTGCTGCCTGCCACGTATCGGTGTTCAAGTGCGGCCGCCCAGCTGTCATGATCCGTCTTATGTGTCTCCAGTACCTGGGGTATGTTTCTGACCGAGTGCCCGATATTTAGGCC
This genomic interval carries:
- a CDS encoding PhoH family protein is translated as MTETVEKRIKITGVDPLSLLGLNDSNLQIISDRFDANIVVRGDSILIKGEEEETNRVEKVFKELIYVLNRTGVLKTDDVVTVMELVSGESSREEPGDGKDAVVLSARNDLIKPKTPGQRQFVRAVKKNDVVFVVGPAGTGKTYLAVAMAVAALRNREVQKIVLTRPAVEAGESLGFLPGDLKEKVIPYLRPLYDALEDMLPQDKLKLYVEKNTIEIAPLAYMRGRTLGSAFVILDEAQNASSMQMKMFLTRLGVNSKAIITGDITQIDLPQKSLSGLVEIQRVLKNVSGISFVYLEKADVVRHKLVKDIIEAYEKYADWDGKA
- a CDS encoding argininosuccinate synthase, whose amino-acid sequence is MSKVKKVVLAYSGGLDTSIIIPYLKETYGCQVVAYAANIGQGDEELDGLEEKARKTGADKFYLLDLRKEFVEDFLFRIVKANAIYERRYLLGTSIARPLIAKYQTRIAEQEGADALAHGCTGKGNDQVRFELTFKVFAPQLRVIAPWREWKIRSREDAIKYAEEHKVPIKATLKKIYSRDGNLWHLSHEGGDLEDPWNEPRADMFVRTKSPEKAPDRATYVEIEFLKGVPTSIDGKKLEPLALVEKLNKIGAANAIGRVDLVENRLVGMKSRGVYETPGGEILYAAHSDLEQIVLDKDTLHYKDLVSQRYSELVYNGLWYTPLREAIDAFMESTQRFVTGTVRLKLYKGNIISAGKKSPYSLYQEDLATFSQDDVYDQKKAEGFIDLFGLSTKVASIVHGKPKE
- a CDS encoding aminotransferase class IV, with amino-acid sequence MKLEVRELTLSDAQKKVRQDDAFFLFYSTFLGGYTRDRLLMSVPIDDHIVHRGDGVFDNTLCINGNYYLLDQHIERFFYSANSIGIRPEFSESDLKQLLIRLGLAAGKSAFIARYFLSRGHGSMSVYPHEAIAPNLYVLIGRSSSPPEYYFKKGMTVITSPVGMRPPISPQVKSVDYLSNALMELAARNSGADTAIAIDQSGNLTEGSNKNVVVITDDRVMMIPPSDKILRGTTLNRAIELAAEHMKKRLLRETRTASIPLTEAYNAREILFFSTTLPVAPVVKYDGRIIGDGKPGEIWKSFYTLFQKDMRLNSKYLTSLKKG
- the argH gene encoding argininosuccinate lyase, which encodes MAKLWGGRFVKGASKLMEDFNDSLPFDKRLWREEIRASLAYSLALRNAGVLSKSEQSKISSALRLIEREFESGKFAFKPHDEDIHTAIERRLVEKTGAIGKKIHTGRSRNEQVVTDERMFLRSACKRIINLIRELQKGARDTADSTSQDIVPSYTHLQQAQLIRLGHYFMALFFMLENDRQRFHDVEKRIDVLPLGSGAVAGSTVKIDRNILRTELDFSTLSPNSVAAISDRDFIGEFLFAAAQTLVHLSRFAEDLTIWCTPEFGFVELDDLFSTGSSMMPQKKNPDSLELIRGKTARMISNLNSILVLQKGLPLTYSKDLQEDKEPLFDSTDTLEIALKIFNGVISTLKIRKENLLNRVDDSIYATDIADYLVAKGLPFREAHEIVGKLVLAGIDEGKRLRDLSSVELRKISRLFDDHYGKIFEPVRSVERHDVFGGTSLKGVKEQIEIADRILAAE
- a CDS encoding UvrD-helicase domain-containing protein — encoded protein: MKIDFLRDLNSAQLQAVKSVEGPELVLAGAGSGKTKVLTYRVAYLVSIGVPFYNILCLTFTNKAAAEMKTRIEGLLDISDESPKYHANWIGTFHSLFGRILRMEADKLGYSSNFTIYDEEDSLKSIRQILRERNLSEEVFPASGIRWQISKLKNSLVLPSQFEERAKSRLEEVTSDVYKEYDDRLKKSNSMDFDDLLIKPIILFNRDRASLDKYQNKFKFVLVDEYQDTNRAQYILLKLLAERHRNLCVVGDDAQSIYSWRGAELQNILDFQTDYPECKVFRLEQNYRSTRKILKAANSVIVHNTRKLDKELWTDNREGEQLTVLECESDRDEGYKIVQRIRDESIRDKLQLKDFVVLFRTNYQSRALEEAFNRSGIPYTIVGGVAFYRRKEIKDLLAYLKLIVNPLDNESFLRIVNSPARGIGDVTLDYLRSYATAEKISLLEASVRIDEIKEIQSRQRGQLKQFETLIKKYGRMKSELSVSELTRSLIDEIQVVRILKEEGTLESRNRMDNIQEFLAGIAEFQTENPEGTLNEFLAEVSLVADVDRWDTRRNSVTLMTIHAAKGLEFPVVFVSGLEEGLFPLSSKEQDELEEERRLFYVAITRAQRKVYLSYSRQRFRFGKLSYQVPSRFLSEITTDLLDQEHSGRFTAQRSLWEPTSRFGALMPSLTNIDTASEETGVENPPEPEKRPAVKLKIGSIVAHEFFGEGKVIEISGKGDTERVVVLFGANQKKQLMVRYANLRVVK
- a CDS encoding GNAT family N-acetyltransferase encodes the protein MKTNSTSQYLMRTALPADEALIQTARSLFMEYAKSLNFSLCFQDFDEEVAHLPGDYAPPNGRLILVYDGPVALGCIALRKIEDGICEMKRLYLKPEARGKGLGRKLAADLIAEAVRIGYTKMRLDTVPSMTEAISLYRSLGFRDVRQYTKNPIEGALFMELELAKSA
- the murI gene encoding glutamate racemase, with the translated sequence MTSPEDPIGVFDSGIGGLTVVSQLVRYLPNENIVYFGDTARVPYGNKSADVVRDYAAQDARFLLSKGVKLIVVACNTASAVAMDVVQAHSTVPSVGVIEPTAREAIRLAGGKSIGVIGTLSTINSGAYSAALKRMDGTVGVLSEACPLFVPLAEEGLFDHQVTDLLAREYLGQFTGRINALILGCTHYPLLKGPISRALGNGVKLVDAGEATSKSVLELLTAQKMLNSQKSKPRYEFYVSDFPQKFNVIAERFLGRKLEFVRKVQVYS
- the glnD gene encoding [protein-PII] uridylyltransferase; the protein is MKENVQGVLDRLNSRREEARKLHRSGGKGSEVSLALTVAIDEAIKEAVESAGSGENLAAVAVGGYGRAELCPQSDIDVLFIVGHGIEASFLAQRVMHFLWDVGLNIGHSVRNIPQVLETHKTDHDSWAAALEHRYVAGSRELFTKLSKAIRDFVSNSDDKSFVISTLDGIKFRQKKYGTSISILEPNIKNSAGGLRDIHAILWMFRALYPEYLPEPIFEPKELAVIEFIGKLLRNGIINELQYNHTRDAFEFILRARQSLHYQSSALNDLLDFEIQKKVAADLGYEEGMHSEGVESFMRDYFRQARKIYRLNQILSDKIAATLKSPSAPADVRHLDDDYSLVQGKISFRRDVGRDTVRLFNAFRHKASTGLHFDENVHEALARELDAFSKAEFRNSSEAASIFRSILLSDKNVAFTLKSMNELGILGRYLPEFGRLIGFFQHNVYHFYTADEHTLTAIENLENVGESDPELGELLKRVKRRDALHLGILFHDIAKPISIGKHEIIGVDVAEHALGRIGFGDVIEDVCFLVRNHLKMEQVAFRRNIGDPETVFSFTRIFSNAEQLTMLYLLTFADLSAVNPGVWTKWKGQLLHELYRKSHRIIVESLDARAVQSIQDEQRAQRQDGIMKDLPVNKSEAVRKHFSGIKNDLYTVVFDDSEILEHIEAIDSRFDLVSLRFNQHQGYTDVTIIANDAPFQLARFCASLSANDANIVDANIFTREDGVIIDRFKVFDNITGHNLTETQLAKIETDLKGVLAGQTDPDRLFERHKARWQRKLKNAVNPNIKVAVQTSETTDFTLIEVFAPDSLGFLYKVTSAISSAGLSIHFAKIATRVDGIVDTFYVLRTDGTKPSQLELDKLRTNILQMVQDSIASELIFK